One Panicum virgatum strain AP13 chromosome 9K, P.virgatum_v5, whole genome shotgun sequence genomic region harbors:
- the LOC120650522 gene encoding uncharacterized protein LOC120650522: MAAPVEVGARGTVGSLVLREVEYFRRVEVGGHGKKSSSKVAASGGGSPRSSSKKQQAKKNKGGGAGSGSFLPRMCSSAEVAEEPGSGSGRRERPARVRYRPLGEEGDALPQED; the protein is encoded by the coding sequence ATGGCGGCGCCGGTCGAGGTCGGCGCGCGGGGCACGGTGGGCTCGCTGGTGCTCCGGGAGGTCGAGTACTTCCGGAGGGTGGAGGTCGGCGGCCACGGCAAGAAGAGCAGCAGCAAGGtcgcggccagcggcggcggcagcccccggagcagcagcaagaagcAGCAGGCGAAGAAGAAtaagggcggcggcgcaggcagcGGGTCGTTCTTGCCGAGGATGTGCTCCTCGGCCGAGGTGGCGGAGGAacccggcagcggcagcggccggaGGGAGCGGCCGGCGAGGGTCCGGTACCGGCCTCTCGGGGAGGAAGGGGACGCTCTGCCTCAGGAGGACTAG
- the LOC120650521 gene encoding galactose mutarotase-like has translation MEQLVGVHNHHHHHHSLSPRTPRTPTRAQPQPQPLLHHLPSNRFRDPQSQIRAAAGRILRATPPFFLVLLAAVYLLASVTIFSAPTPLLRLRGTSPRPLLLSMPAPPPAPEFFELHGGGLRVRLTNVGAAVTSLLAPDKNGVLADVVLGFDSLDPYLNGTSPYFGCIVGRVANRIKDGKFTLNGVQHNLSINNPPNTLHGGFKGFDKTVWEVAEYNKGHNPSITFKYYSKDGEEGYPGDVSVTARYSLLPSATLKLEMEGIPLKKATPISLAQHTYWNLAGHNSGDVLSHSVQIWGSQLTPVDQTSIPTGEFMPVSGTPFDFLTGNMIGSRIDQVPGGYDHNYVLDSGEVRLGLRHVAKVADPSSSRVLDIWADAPGVQFYTGNFLHGIVGKGGMVYGKHAGLCLETQGFPNAVNQPNFPSIVIHPGEKYQHTMLFEFSTE, from the exons ATGGAGCAGCTGGTGGGGGTTCacaatcaccaccaccaccaccactcccTCTCCCCTCGGACCCCTCGCACCCCGACCCgcgcgcagccgcagccgcagccgctccTCCACCACCTGCCGTCCAACCGGTTCCGGGATCCCCAGTCCCAGATTCGCGCCGCTGCCGGCAGGATCCTCCGCGCCACCCCGCCCttcttcctcgtcctcctcgccgccgtctacCTCCTCGCCTCCGTCACCATCTTCTCCGCCCCCacgccgctgctccgcctccgCGGGACCTCTCCCAggcccctcctcctctccatgcccgcgccgccgcccgcgccggagTTCTTCGAGCTCCACGGCGGGGGGCTTCGGGTCCGCCTCACCAATGTCGGCGCCGCCGTCACCTCGCTCCTTGCCCCGGACAAGAACG GGGTTCTCGCTGATGTGGTGCTTGGGTTCGACTCGCTGGATCCGTATCTG AACGGAACTTCACCTTACTTTGGCTGCATTGTTGGTCGAGTTGCAAATAGAATCAAGGATGGAAAGTTCACTCTAAATGGGGTGCAGCACAATCTGAGTATCAACAACCCACCAAACACTCTTCATG GTGGATTTAAAGGGTTTGACAAAACTGTATGGGAAGTTGCGGAATATAACAAAGGGCACAACCCTTCAATCACCTTTAAGTATTATAGTAAAGACGGAGAGGAAG GTTACCCAGGTGATGTTTCTGTTACTGCGAGATATTCCCTTCTTCCAAGTGCAACACTGAAGCTTGAGATGGAAGGCATACCATTGAAAAAGGCCACACCCATCAGTTTAGCACAGCACACCTATTGGAACCTTGCAGGCCACAACTCAGGAGATGTGCTTTCGCACTCGGTCCAGATATGGGGCTCTCAGTTAACTCCAGTAGATCAAACCTCAATACCTACAGGCGAGTTCATGCCAGTTAGCGGTACTCCCTTTGATTTCTTGACTGGGAACATGATTGGAAGCAGAATTGATCAGGTCCCTGGTGGTTATGATCACAATTACGTGCTTGACTCTGGTGAAGTGAGGTTAGGCTTGCGACATGTGGCAAAAGTAGCAGACCCGTCAAGCTCAAGAGTCCTAGACATTTGGGCAGATGCACCTGGAGTGCAGTTCTACACTGGAAATTTTCTTCATGGCATTGTGGGCAAAGGAGGTATGGTCTACGGGAAGCATGCTGGCCTTTGCCTTGAGACGCAAGGTTTCCCAAATGCTGTTAATCAACCTAATTTTCCATCTATTGTCATTCACCCTGGTGAGAAGTACCAGCATACGATGCTGTTTGAGTTCTCTACCGAGTGA